The Alistipes sp. ZOR0009 genomic sequence TAGTACAGAGATGTGAGATATGAGTACTGGGATATGTGACATGAGTGCTGAGATGTGAGATATGAGTACTGAGATAGTGATGTTAGTACAGAGATGTGAGATATGAGTATTGAGACGTGCGAGTGCGACTTGATAGTTGATGACATCTTAAATAAAATAGGATAGAATACAAAATAGCCAGATGATTATCATGGTGTATCCTATAATATAATGTGTAAAATGAGTAAACGATAATGACAGCAGCTCCGAACCTAAATTGGACTCCCAGTCTTGACGATGTAATGCAGGCAAAGGCGCGCCTCACAGGGATTGCGGTACGGACTCTGCTGATGAGCAATGAGCTGCTCTCGGAGAGGTATAGCGCGAATGTGATGCTAAAGCGCGAGGATTTACAACCCGTACGTTCGTACAAGCTACGAGGTGCTTATAACAAGATAGTGACCCTTAGCAGCGATGAGCTGGCCAACGGAGTGGTATGTGCCAGCGCAGGAAACCATGCACAAGGGGTTGCCTTCTCGTGTAGCCGACTAAAAGTACGGGGAACCATCTTTATGCCCGAGCCAACCCCCAAGCAAAAAGTAAAGAAGGTGAAAATGTTTGGCGGCGAGTTTGTTGATGTCCGGATTATTGGCGACACGTTTGACGACAGCTTAGCCGCCGCATTGGCATTTTCTGAGGAAAATGGGGCTCAGTTCATCCATCCGTTTGATGATAGGAAGGTGATAGAGGGACAGGCCACCGTAGGGTTGGAGATTCATGAGGATTGTGCCGATAGCATCGACTATGTGGTGGTGCCAGTTGGAGGTGGAGGGCTGATTTCGGGCATTATTGGCGTAATGCAGGCGCTGCATCCAAGGGTTAAGATTATTGCGGTAGAACCAGCGGGCGCCCCATCGCTACGAAGGGCGATGGAGGAGCGCGAGCCGGTGCTGCTTGACGATATTGAGACCTTTGTAGATGGTGCTGCCGTGCGACGAGTTGGAGATTTGACCTTTAATGTTTGCTATGGTGGCATTGATAGGGTGATAAATGTTCCTGAAGGCAAGGTTTGTACCACGATGCTCTCGCTTTACAACGATGAGGCCATTGTGGTAGAGCCAGCCGGAGCCCTTTCGGTGGCTGCGCTCGACTACTTGGCTCCTGAAATTGCGGGAAAGAACGTGGTTTGCATCATTAGTGGAAGCAACAACGACATCATTCGCATGGAGGAGATAAAGGAGCGGTCGCTGCTGCATGAAGGGGTTAAGCACTACTTTGTGGTAAACTTTCCGCAGCGCGCAGGCGCGTTGCGCTACTTTGTAGATCACATTTTGGGGCCTAACGACGATATTACCCACTTTGAGTATAGCAAGAAAATCAACAGGGATAAGGGGCCTGCCGTAGTGGGTGTCGAGCTGAAGGACCCTGACGACTTTGAGCCGCTGTTGGAGCGGATGAAGGCGGCTAGGTACTTTGGCGAATACCTCAACAGTAGTCCGCATCTGTTTGAGCTGATCGTATAACCGCTGTTGGTTGCCAAGGTAACCAGCAAGGAGCTGCAAAAAGACCAAAGGGGAGGTTGGTCGGATTGCAGCTCCTTTGTGTAATAAAACAACCATTACGAGAGATGGATGAGTTTGATCTGGTAATGGATAAGCGCTATCTTTAAATGCAATAGTGGGGTTGTGAGATCGATAAGTTGGGGTTTAGTAACGGTAAGTTGAGGTGTGGTAATGGTAAGATTGAGTCTGGTAATGGTAAGTTGGGGTTTGGTAACGATAAGATAGAGCTTGGTAATGGAAGATTGGGTGTGTGGTAATGGTAAGTTGGAGTCTGGTAATGGAAGATTGGGTGTGTGGTAATGGTAAGTTGGAGTCTGGTAATGGCAGAATGGGGGTGTGGTAACGGTAAGTTTGAGTCTGGTAATGGAAGATTGGGTATGTGGTAATAAACAAATGGGGTTGTGAAATGCAAGAGTGGGTATTTGGTAATGAGTAAGTGGGGTTGTGAAATGTAAGAGTTGTGTCTTGGGGTTAATGAATAGGGGTATGAAATGCAGGAGTGTGAGTATGTTTTCAATTAGAGGCTACTAATAGGCGAAGAGTGTTCTAATGCTATAAGGGAAAATGGAATTTGGACGAAAAATACTTAGCCTGTATTTGGGCTCGGTATGTATTTTTGGCTAAATTATGCGCAAATAATATAAAGTAACTCTTTAGTAAGGGTTGTTTTTGGAGATGATTTCGTCTGACGAAACTGTTTACAGTGCTCGTGATTCCAATTTTTTATGAGGAGATTCTGTTTACGTATCAGAATATATTTACTATTCTTTTTTTTTAATTATTGACTATGATGAGAATAATGCTAATTGTTATTTGCTTACAGCTTATCAACGAAGCGTATGGGCAACGAGTAGTAGGAATTACATTGAATAAGGGGAATGAAATGCCTCTTTCGTTCGTAAATATAGGAATACCTAATAAGGATGTAGGAACAGTTTCGAATAAAGAGGGTAGGTTTAGCCTTGTTGTGGAAAAGAAATACGATAATGATAGCCTACTTTTTTCGTGCATTGGCCATGAGCCATACTATGTTAAGGTTTCTGATTTAAAGAACGGGGATGGCCGGGTTTATTTGAAGGAGAAGACTTATGAAATTTCTGAAATTGTTGTTCGTAATAGAATCTTTAAGCCCAAAACCTTGGGCGTGAATAGCGAATTTAGACGAGTAACAACTGGTTTTAAAGAGAATAAGCTGGGATATGAGATGGGAATTCTTATGAAGGTTAAGAAGTCGGCGCGAATAAAACGTATAAATATAAATGTTGCATACTGCTCGTACGATTCGATATTTTATAGGTTGAATATCTACAAAGTCTTGGATAAAAATGTATTTGAGAGTATTGTGAAAGATCCTATTTATATTAAAATGGGAATGAAGAACGTGAGTCAAATTAACGTAACCTTTGGAGAGACTATTGATGTTGATGGGGACATCTTGGTGACTTTAGAACATGTAAAAGACTTCGGATTTGGGAAAATACTTTTTTGCGCAGGCTTTTTAGATAAAACTTACTATAGGAAAACCAGTCAGGGGGTATGGAGAACTGCGCCAGTTGGTATCGCCATTAATGCAGAAGCCGAAGTGGAGAAGTAGGAGCGTTATGGAGCATTGTTTTAAGGGGATTACCTTGCTTGGAGTTTATTTCTATTTATAAATCAATACAATTGTATCTTTATAAGAGATCGGATTTTTTTGTATTTATGGATTAGGTTTACCAGCATTCCTTTTGGCCTTTGCAGGAGAAGAAATGCACGAACGAACATAGCGCGTTTGATGCGGTTTATAGAAGGTGCGGGCATTGCGCGATGTTGCTGGATGAAAAAGAGGCGTACATGGCGTTTTTAGCACGGGATACGGAATCAAAAAACATCCTACCAAATGAAAGTATTGCTAACGGGTGCAACGGGGTACATTGGAAAGCGGCTGCTGCCAGCCTTGGTGCAGCAGGGGTACGAGGTGGTTTGCTGTGTACGGGACAAAAGTAAGTTTCATCCAGAGAAGTTCGTCAGAGAGCGGATTGTGGTGGTGGAAAATGATCTTACGAGGATGGAAACCTTGGCAACGATCCCTAAGGACATAGACTTTGCCTACTTTTTGGTGCACTCAATGTCGAGCAATAGGAATTACGAGGAGCAGGAGCGGCAGGCGGCCATCAACTTTAGGGAGGCCCTGCGGAAAACCAACGTTAGGCAGGTGGTTTACCTTGGCGGGATTGTGAACTCGGCTACGCTGTCTAAGCATTTAACTTCGAGAAAAAATGTGGGCGAGGAGCTGGCCAAAGGCGATTACGCCTTTACGGCGTTGCGCGCGGGGATAATTATAGGCTCGGGCAGCGCCTCGTTTGAGATTATCCGCGATTTGGTGGAGAAGCTGCCCGTTATGGTTGCGCCGAGGTGGTTAAAAACGAGATGTCAGCCTATTGGAGTTGGGGATGTTATTAGAATCCTGACCGGGGTGCTTAATGATAGTAGGATGTACGGCAAAACATACGACATAGCAGGCGATGAGATCCTTACCTACAAAGAAATGCTACAGGGATTTGCTTCGGTGCGCGGGTTGAGGCGATTTATTTGGACGGTGCCCGTAATGACGCCGCGGCTATCGTCGTACTGGCTATACTTTGTAACTTCGACGTCCTACATGCTGGCGTCGTCGCTCGTAGACAGCATGAAAGTGGAGGTGGTGGCTGTAAACAGCACTGAGCTAAACGAAATGCTGGGGATTGAGCCATTATCGTACAAAGAGTCGATAAAAATAGCGTTTGAGAAGATAGAACAGAATGAGATTGTATCGAGCTGGAAGGATTCGACCATCAGCGGGCGTATGGAGGACTATAAAATTGCAGAGTACATACAAGTGCCAACGTTTGGCTGCTATAAAGATGTGCGAGTAAGGTTGGTGGACGATAAGACGCGATGTATTTCGAAGATTTGGAGCATAGGAGGCGAGCATGGATGGTATTACGGCACCTGGCTTTGGAATTTACGAGGTTTCGTGGATAAGCTGGCAGGCGGCGTAGGATTACGGCGGGGAAGGACTCGTGTGGACGATATTGAAGCAGGCGATGCGCTAGATTTTTGGCGGGTGCTGTACGCAGACAAATCGGAGGGGCGCTTGCTGCTTTTTGCGGAGATGAAACTTCCTGGCGAAGCTTGGCTGGAGTTTAAAATGGACGCGGAGCGGCTTATCCAAACGGCAACGTTTAGACCAAAGGGATTGCTGGGAAGATTTTACTGGTATTCGGTATTACCGCTGCATGGGCTAATATTTAAAGGGTTAATTACAAAGTTAACCCAGTAGCCGCTGGCGGATACAGCTAATATGCCGATGGAGTTGGGCGTTGCTCCATTATTTTAGGTTTTGAACCTTAAATCTGATAAGGATTTCTTTCGTGACGATGTGCTGCTCTGATTTTTATGGTGCAGACTCATTTTTTTATCTATTACAACTCGTGGTGGAAGGTTTATCGGACCCAATTCGGGATGCTTAATCCATTTATTTTAGGAATTAGAGAGTCATAAGGAAAATGCAGCACTGCAAGCGTGGGTTTTGGGTGCTGGGACTTTTACATATACCATATATAAATAGGTATAGGGACAATTTTGTAGAGGAACGCTTGATGGTATTGCCACAGGCGTTGCTGTGGAGCAAAAAGAAGCGCACAATGCTTAACGAAGCATCTGTAAAAATAAGGAGAAGCATCTGTATAGTGCTATGTGGGATAGATAAATCAACCTGAAATAAAAATATAAAGAAGTCCACTGTTTAGTTGTTTATGTTAACATATTTTTGTAATTTACAGGGGTGTTGAATAACCTATTTATTGATAAATCTAAGTCGAACTCCTGCAAATACGCCTTCTATGAATGTTGATTTCTATATTGAAAGCAGCTATCGGATTTCGGAGCTTATAACAAAAAGGTATAGCACTTCTTTTTCGGTGGCCACCTCGCTGCTCGAGAAGGAGAAGCGGCGCGCTATTTATGCGGTGTATGGTTTTGTTCGTTTAGCCGACGAGATTGTAGACAGCTTTTACGGATACGATCGGGAGTTTCTGTTGGCAAAGCTAGAGGAAGATTTACACTATGCGCTGGAGAATAGAATTAGCACGAACTCTGTTTTAATTGCCTTTGCAGATACGGTAAAACGATATGGAATCCGTAGGGAGCATATTGACGCCTTTTTGGAGAGCATGAGGTTTGATTTAACCAAGGTAAAGTATACGAATAGCGCCGAGCTGGAACGGTACATATACGGATCGGCAGATGTGGTGGGGTTGATGTGCCTGCAGGTGTTTTGCAACGGCGATAGCGTGCTATACGACAAACTTAAGGCACCAGCGCAGAAGCTGGGATCGGCGTTTCAGAAGGTAAACTTCCTTCGCGACCTGCAAAAGGATATGGAGGGGTTAGGACGGATGTATTTCCCCGAAATATCCGACTCTACGTTTGATTCCAGAAGCAAGCAGCAGATAGAGGCTACCATTCAGCAGGAATTTGAGGAGGCGTGGTTGGGAATTAAGGAGCTACCGGGCCGTTCGAAGTTGGCGGTGGCGTTAGCCTACTACTACTATGCCGGATTGCTGCGTAAGATACGAAAGACATCGCCCGAGGCGGTAATATCCCAACGAATAAGAATTCCGAACGCCGCCAAGTATCTGATTATTGCAAAAGTTTGCCTAATGTATAAGGCAAGGTTGATTTAGGGATCTTTACCATTAAAAAGAAGAACTCATGAAGTATATATTGGCCATTGGCTTGATAATTTCGGTGCTGCTGCTGATGTACTGTAGGAGTACGACCATTGCAGGCGGCTTGCAGGCTGTATCTGGCTTTGAAAAGGAGCGATATCTGGGCAAATGGTATGAAATTGCGCGCTTCGACTTCCGATTTGAGCGTGGGCTAAACAATACCACCGCCGAATACTCTTTGAATGCAGACGGAACCATAAAAGTTGTCAACCGAGGCTACGATATAGCCAAAAGAAAGTGGCGTAAGGCGGTCGGAAAGGCAAAATTTGTGGGTAGCGAGCAAACGGCGATGCTTAGAGTCTCTTTTTTCGGGCCTTTCTACTCCGGTTATAACGTGATAGCGCTAGATAAAGACTACCGATATGCTCTTGTTGCGGGTAAGAACCTCGATTATTTATGGATTCTATCGCGAGAGAAGACTATACCTAATAATTTTCGGGAGTCGTACGTAAAATTTGCCCAAGAGCGAGGTTTTGATACCTCTAAACTTATTTGGATTGAACATCAGGAGTAAATCGGCAGTAAAAAGGAGGCGAAATGAAGCTTTATCCTAAAAATAGCGTTGCGTTGGCAGATGTGAAGAGGTTTGTAGCAATTTTTTACATCGTAGGGACGCTTGGTTTTTTGATTCCAACCACGAGATCGCTATTTGTGCTCATAACACCAATAGCGTTGCTTGTTGGTAGCTACCTGCTGCTGCTATATCACCCGCATTACACTTCGAAAACAATACTTTCCTTTATAATTATTGCTTTGCTGGGCTTTTTTGTGGAGGTTTTGGGAGTAAAAACGGGTTTGGTGTTTGGAAATTACGCTTACGGTCGTGCGTTAGGGGTAAAGCTGCTTGATACGCCGCTTCTTATTGGCCTTAACTGGCTTTTCCTCTCCTATTCCTGCTACTCCATCGTTTGGAAGCTAAAGATAAACGGTTGGATACGGTTGTTTACGGCTCCGCTTTTGATGTTAACGTACGATATCTTCTTGGAGCAGGTTGCGCCAAAGACGGAGATGTGGTATTGGGAGAATGCGTCGCCTAGCATAAGGAATTATGTGGCGTGGTACGTTGTTGGCTTTGTATTTACGGCGTTGCTGCTGGTGTGCAAGGTTGATACCGGCAATAAGCTGGCTAAGCTTCTTTTTTTTAGTCAGCTGCTATTTTTTGCTATTCTAACCTTCTTCATTTAGATGATAACGGCAAGGCATCATATAGTAATATATCCGCTTTTTAAGTGGCTTACAAAATATCTGCTCCGTAGGAACTTTTACGAGGTGGTTATAGATGGAGATTATATCCGGCAGGATAATCCGCTGCTTGTAGTCTCCAATCATATCAGCTGGTGGGATGGATTTTGGATTATGCACCTCAATTTAACGCTCATCCGTAAGCGATTTCACTTTATGATGCTCGAAGAATCGCTTAGAAGGCACTGGTATTTTAGGTACGCCGGAGGATATTCGGTACAAAAGAAATCGAAGAGCATCGTAGAGAGTATTGACTATACGGTAGATCTTTTGCGCAATACCGAGAACATGGTTTTTATATTTCCGCAAGGGCGCATTAGTTCGGCATATAACGATCGGATTAAATTTGAGCGAGGAGTAGAGCGGATTCTGGAAAAAGCGCCAAGCAATCTCGATATTTTGCTTGTGGCTAATTTTGTAGACTATTTGTCTCGTTCAAAACCAACCCTTTTTACTTATATCAAACAGTATCGGGCGGCAAGCTTAAAGGAGCAGTCGGTTGAGCAGGTGTATGCAATGTTTTATGAAAATGTTTTGCAACGCCAAAAGGAGAAGGTGTCCTAAATGGAGTATCTAGCTTATATATCGGTCGGTTTTGTGGGAATGCAGGTCGTAAACGTGCTGCTTAACCTCATCTTTTCTCAAAAATTGAAGGATGGATCTCGGTTAGCCTCAGAGGTAACCGTATCGATACTTATACCTGCGCGTAACGAGCAGGAGAACATTGGAGGCTTGCTTGATGCGTTTGACAGCATCGGGAGCAGCTGTATTGAGATTTTGGTTTACGATGATCAGTCAGACGACCAAACGGCTTCGATTGTAAGGTCGCGAATGGAGGTAAACCCCAAAATTCGGTTGCTGGAAGCGGAAAAGCTACCAGAAGGATGGCTGGGAAAGAATCGGGCCTGCCACGAGTTGGCAAAGGCGGCTCAAGGAGAGTACCTGCTATTTATAGATGCCGACGTTAGGCTGAAAAAGGCGATGATAGCCGATGCGCTACGCTACATGAAAGATAAGCAGCTGGCTTTACTATCAATTTTTCCCCACCAGCAGCAGGTTACGTTAGGCGAAAAGGTTACCGTGCCAATAATGAACTACATTTTACTCTCTTTGCTTCCCTTGGTATTGGTTCGCGTATCGCCGTTTAGCTCGCATGCCGCCGCCAATGGGCAGTTTATGCTATTTAATGCCGAAGTATACCGTAGAATTAGGCCTCACGAAATATTCAAAGGCTCTGCCGTTGAGGATATCGCCATATCGAGATACTACAAGAAAAGGCGGCTTAGAATAGCGTGCATTGCGGGAGAAAAAAGGGTTACGTGTAGAATGTACGAGGGGTATCGGCAGGCGCTGAATGGTTTCACCAAAAATGTGTTTATGTTTTTTGGAAATCAGCCTTTGGTAGCCCTGCTTTTTTGGATGTTAGCAGTTTTAGGTGTGGTGCCTGTTGCATACACATTCGGGAGCTATTTATACCTTTACCTTATTGCGGTAGTTTTTGTTCAGGCAGCTATTTCGAGGGTTGGCGGGCAGAATATTTTGCTAAATGTCGTTTTACTACCGGCTCAGCTGTTTTTTTTGCTTCAGGTTATTGTAAATGCGCTACTTGCCAAACGGCGTAAGGGGCTTTTATGGAAGGGGCGCAACATCTACCCCCAGTAACTCGCCCCAAGGAACCTATTATGGAAGATAACGAGCAATTCGTAATACAATCATAAAAAAGATTAGAGGTACAGCAACAATAAAAACATGAAACAATGAGCAAGCAGGTTTTGATAGTTGGTACAGGGCTTGGCGGCCTTTCTACAGGATTACGGTTAGCTGCTAGAGGGTATAACGTAACTTTTGTGGAAAAAGCATCGCAACCAGGAGGACGTTTAAATCAGCTGAAAAAGGGTGGGTTCACTTTTGACGTGGGACCAAGCTTTTTTAGCATGCCTTATGAGTTTGAGGAGCTGGCAAAGGATTGTGGAATTGAGGTTCCCTTCGAGTTTGTAGAGCTCGATCCTTTATATACCGTTAGATTTAGAGGAAGCGATAGGAAGTATTCGTTATATAAGGATATTGATAAGCTAAGTGCTCAATTTGACCGTGTAGAGCCTGACTTTAAGCGTAAATTTTTGGCTTACCTAAAAAAATGTGAGGAGCTATATAACGATACGGTAGACATTGCCATTAAGCAAAACTTCGATAGCATTCCTAGCTATATTAAGGCCTTAATGCAGGTTAATCCCAAGCATCTGCCAATACTTTTGAAGTCGTTTTGGCAGCAAGTTGGCGCTTATTTTGAGTCGAAAGAGGTTCGGCAGATCGTGTCGCTAATCGCTTTTTTCTTAGGACGAACTCCATTTGATACCAACGCCATTTATACCCTTTTGTCGCACATCGAATTTAAGCATACGGGCTATTACAACGTAAAGGGAGGCATGTACACTATCGTGGAGAGCTTAGTTGAGGCGTTGCTGCTTAAAAACGCAAACTTCAGCTACAATACTGAGATCGTAGAATATCGTGCTGCCAATGATAAGCTAGTGGCTTTGGTAGATGGTAATGGAAAAGCATGGGAGGCTGATATTTTTATTGTAAATGCTGATGCAGCCCTCTTTAGAGGCACGGTATTTGGCCGCAAGGCGTATGCAGAGCGAAGGTTAAAAAAAATGAGCTGGACAATGGGATATCTAACGGCTTACGTAGGCGTAGATGTAAAGTTGCCAGACGTGGAGCATCATAACTACTTTTTGGGGAACAACTACGAGGAGTACGCAAGGGATGTTATGAAAAATCCAGGAACGTTAGAGAAACCCTACTACTACGTAAATGTGGTTTCTAAGCACAATCCTAGCTGTGCTCCGGAAGGCTGCGAAGCACTGTTCTTTGTTTGTCCAGTGCCTAATCTCCTTTATAAGCCAACTTGGGAGGATAAGGAGGAGATTGTAGATAGTATTATCGAGGATTTCTCACAAAGAATAGGCCGCAACATTGGAGATCATATTGTTTTAAAAGAATCGTTCACTCCACGGGATTGGCTGGAGAAGTTTAACCTATATATGGGAGCAGGGCTTGGATTATCGCATCAGATGCTGCAAATCGGGGCGTTTCGTCCTAAAAATTATGATGAAGTATTTGAAAATGCGTTTTATGTTGGTGCGTCAACCATTCCAGGTGCAGGATTGCCAATGGCCATCATTAGTTCTATGCTAACAACCGAAAGGATACAGGAGTATGCTTTAAAAATCTAGGTTGAGTTTTTCATCAGAGCAAATAAAGTTGTTGTGGCGGGTAGTATTGTTGCTATCTTGCTTGGTGATTAGTGTAAATATAAGAGTAGGATGAAAAAATTGGAAATAGTGGTTTCTGATCGCATTCGGCTGTGCGAGATAGAACTGGACGATGCTGAAGATATTTTTACAACAATAGATACGCAACGGGAGTATCTTGGTAAATGGCTCCCGTTTGTTGAGATGACACGGTCGGTTGATTTTTCGCGTGATTTCATTAAATCGGTATTGGATGCGCCATTAGAGAGCCGTAACTTCAACT encodes the following:
- a CDS encoding phytoene/squalene synthase family protein; the encoded protein is MNVDFYIESSYRISELITKRYSTSFSVATSLLEKEKRRAIYAVYGFVRLADEIVDSFYGYDREFLLAKLEEDLHYALENRISTNSVLIAFADTVKRYGIRREHIDAFLESMRFDLTKVKYTNSAELERYIYGSADVVGLMCLQVFCNGDSVLYDKLKAPAQKLGSAFQKVNFLRDLQKDMEGLGRMYFPEISDSTFDSRSKQQIEATIQQEFEEAWLGIKELPGRSKLAVALAYYYYAGLLRKIRKTSPEAVISQRIRIPNAAKYLIIAKVCLMYKARLI
- a CDS encoding lipocalin family protein — protein: MKYILAIGLIISVLLLMYCRSTTIAGGLQAVSGFEKERYLGKWYEIARFDFRFERGLNNTTAEYSLNADGTIKVVNRGYDIAKRKWRKAVGKAKFVGSEQTAMLRVSFFGPFYSGYNVIALDKDYRYALVAGKNLDYLWILSREKTIPNNFRESYVKFAQERGFDTSKLIWIEHQE
- a CDS encoding carotenoid biosynthesis protein; protein product: MKLYPKNSVALADVKRFVAIFYIVGTLGFLIPTTRSLFVLITPIALLVGSYLLLLYHPHYTSKTILSFIIIALLGFFVEVLGVKTGLVFGNYAYGRALGVKLLDTPLLIGLNWLFLSYSCYSIVWKLKINGWIRLFTAPLLMLTYDIFLEQVAPKTEMWYWENASPSIRNYVAWYVVGFVFTALLLVCKVDTGNKLAKLLFFSQLLFFAILTFFI
- a CDS encoding lysophospholipid acyltransferase family protein, whose protein sequence is MITARHHIVIYPLFKWLTKYLLRRNFYEVVIDGDYIRQDNPLLVVSNHISWWDGFWIMHLNLTLIRKRFHFMMLEESLRRHWYFRYAGGYSVQKKSKSIVESIDYTVDLLRNTENMVFIFPQGRISSAYNDRIKFERGVERILEKAPSNLDILLVANFVDYLSRSKPTLFTYIKQYRAASLKEQSVEQVYAMFYENVLQRQKEKVS
- the ilvA gene encoding threonine ammonia-lyase IlvA; the protein is MTAAPNLNWTPSLDDVMQAKARLTGIAVRTLLMSNELLSERYSANVMLKREDLQPVRSYKLRGAYNKIVTLSSDELANGVVCASAGNHAQGVAFSCSRLKVRGTIFMPEPTPKQKVKKVKMFGGEFVDVRIIGDTFDDSLAAALAFSEENGAQFIHPFDDRKVIEGQATVGLEIHEDCADSIDYVVVPVGGGGLISGIIGVMQALHPRVKIIAVEPAGAPSLRRAMEEREPVLLDDIETFVDGAAVRRVGDLTFNVCYGGIDRVINVPEGKVCTTMLSLYNDEAIVVEPAGALSVAALDYLAPEIAGKNVVCIISGSNNDIIRMEEIKERSLLHEGVKHYFVVNFPQRAGALRYFVDHILGPNDDITHFEYSKKINRDKGPAVVGVELKDPDDFEPLLERMKAARYFGEYLNSSPHLFELIV
- a CDS encoding glycosyltransferase gives rise to the protein MEYLAYISVGFVGMQVVNVLLNLIFSQKLKDGSRLASEVTVSILIPARNEQENIGGLLDAFDSIGSSCIEILVYDDQSDDQTASIVRSRMEVNPKIRLLEAEKLPEGWLGKNRACHELAKAAQGEYLLFIDADVRLKKAMIADALRYMKDKQLALLSIFPHQQQVTLGEKVTVPIMNYILLSLLPLVLVRVSPFSSHAAANGQFMLFNAEVYRRIRPHEIFKGSAVEDIAISRYYKKRRLRIACIAGEKRVTCRMYEGYRQALNGFTKNVFMFFGNQPLVALLFWMLAVLGVVPVAYTFGSYLYLYLIAVVFVQAAISRVGGQNILLNVVLLPAQLFFLLQVIVNALLAKRRKGLLWKGRNIYPQ
- a CDS encoding carboxypeptidase-like regulatory domain-containing protein, yielding MMRIMLIVICLQLINEAYGQRVVGITLNKGNEMPLSFVNIGIPNKDVGTVSNKEGRFSLVVEKKYDNDSLLFSCIGHEPYYVKVSDLKNGDGRVYLKEKTYEISEIVVRNRIFKPKTLGVNSEFRRVTTGFKENKLGYEMGILMKVKKSARIKRININVAYCSYDSIFYRLNIYKVLDKNVFESIVKDPIYIKMGMKNVSQINVTFGETIDVDGDILVTLEHVKDFGFGKILFCAGFLDKTYYRKTSQGVWRTAPVGIAINAEAEVEK
- a CDS encoding phytoene desaturase family protein, which codes for MSKQVLIVGTGLGGLSTGLRLAARGYNVTFVEKASQPGGRLNQLKKGGFTFDVGPSFFSMPYEFEELAKDCGIEVPFEFVELDPLYTVRFRGSDRKYSLYKDIDKLSAQFDRVEPDFKRKFLAYLKKCEELYNDTVDIAIKQNFDSIPSYIKALMQVNPKHLPILLKSFWQQVGAYFESKEVRQIVSLIAFFLGRTPFDTNAIYTLLSHIEFKHTGYYNVKGGMYTIVESLVEALLLKNANFSYNTEIVEYRAANDKLVALVDGNGKAWEADIFIVNADAALFRGTVFGRKAYAERRLKKMSWTMGYLTAYVGVDVKLPDVEHHNYFLGNNYEEYARDVMKNPGTLEKPYYYVNVVSKHNPSCAPEGCEALFFVCPVPNLLYKPTWEDKEEIVDSIIEDFSQRIGRNIGDHIVLKESFTPRDWLEKFNLYMGAGLGLSHQMLQIGAFRPKNYDEVFENAFYVGASTIPGAGLPMAIISSMLTTERIQEYALKI
- a CDS encoding SDR family oxidoreductase, translating into MKVLLTGATGYIGKRLLPALVQQGYEVVCCVRDKSKFHPEKFVRERIVVVENDLTRMETLATIPKDIDFAYFLVHSMSSNRNYEEQERQAAINFREALRKTNVRQVVYLGGIVNSATLSKHLTSRKNVGEELAKGDYAFTALRAGIIIGSGSASFEIIRDLVEKLPVMVAPRWLKTRCQPIGVGDVIRILTGVLNDSRMYGKTYDIAGDEILTYKEMLQGFASVRGLRRFIWTVPVMTPRLSSYWLYFVTSTSYMLASSLVDSMKVEVVAVNSTELNEMLGIEPLSYKESIKIAFEKIEQNEIVSSWKDSTISGRMEDYKIAEYIQVPTFGCYKDVRVRLVDDKTRCISKIWSIGGEHGWYYGTWLWNLRGFVDKLAGGVGLRRGRTRVDDIEAGDALDFWRVLYADKSEGRLLLFAEMKLPGEAWLEFKMDAERLIQTATFRPKGLLGRFYWYSVLPLHGLIFKGLITKLTQ